The DNA region GGCCACCGAGGGGTTCCGGTTCGATGCGTCGGACCTGATGCCCTCCGAGGTCGGATCCGGACAGTTCTGGACCGGCATGAACGAGTACATGCGTGGTGGTCCCGATACCCTTGATGGGGTGTTGACCGACATCGACAACGCCTGGCCGTAAGCCGGTATCGCATAACGACAAACACCCGAAGGGCGGCCGCTTGGCCGCCCTTCGTCGTGTAGTGTCTTGTGGGTCGTTCATCGGGAGAATGCGAATATCAGATGGAAGGTCAAGGCGGAGACCTGGATTTGATGACGGGGGGAAAACCGGCAGATGCGGACCGATTGGGCCGCTCCTCAGGGATTCTCATCTTCCTCTACCGCATCGTCGCTTCCCTTGCCGTTCCCGTGATTTCTTTCGCCGTCATGTGGGTGACTTTCACCTGGCTGCGTGACTCTGACGCCAGTCGCTCCCTGCAGGTCCTAGTTGCCATCGTTGTCGGAGTCGGTGGAGTCTTCGCGTTGTTCTGGGGCATGGACTTCGCCATCAATCAACTGCCGGCGAAGTTGCGGGAGCACGTCCGGCCCTTCGTGTTCGTTGGTCCCGCTCTGGTGATCTTGAGCGTCTTTCTCGTCTACCCGCTCATCAACACTTTCATCATCAGTTTCAAAGACAAGGCTCAAGATGCCTGGGTGGGACTCGAGAACTACGGGTTCGTCTTCACCGACGAGGCGATGCTCCGCTCGATTCGCAACACCGTCATTTGGATAATCGTTGTTCCTTTGTTCTCCGTTGGAATCGGCCTGGCCTTTGCGACGCTGGCCGACCGACTGCGGCGCGGGGAGGCGTTTGCCAAGTCTCTGATCTTCCTACCGATGGCCATCTCGTTTGTGGGTGCGTCCATCGTTTGGAGGTTCATCTACAGCTTCCGTCCGGAAGGTTTCGGCGAGCAGATCGGTCTCCTCAACGGAATCCTGATTCAGCTTGGAGGCGACCCCAAAGCATGGTTGTCGTGGGAACCATGGAACAACCTCTTCCTGATGGTCATCATGATCTGGCTTCAGACCGGGTTCGCAATGGTGATTCTCTCTGCGGCAATCAAGGCGGTTCCCGATGATCTCCTGGAGGCGGCTCGGATCGACGGAGCGACCGAACTGCAGATCTTCTGGAAGATCATCGTTCCCTCCATCATGTCCTCGGTGGTGGTCGTGTCCACGACGATGGTCATCAGCGTGCTCAAGATCTTCGACATCGTCTGGGTCATGACCGGGGGTGAGACCGGAACGGAGGTAATCGCCGAACGCATGGTGCGCTGGTTCTTCCGCAACGACCACGACGGCAGGGGGGCGGCGATCGCGGTCGTGCTGTTCATCGCAATCATTCCGATCATGCTCTTGAATGTCCGAAGATTCCGTGCAGAGGAGGCGATCCGATGACTGCCCCGACGCTGGATCGAAGCAGTAGCACCGAGAAACATCGGCAGAGCTTGATTGCGCGGATCTTCGATAGATGGCCGGTGAAGCTGGGCCTACTGATCATCGTGATTCTGTGGATCATCCCGACGTTGGGCCTGCTCATAAGCTCGTTCCGGGTTCCGAACCTCGTCTCGACCAGTGGCTGGTGGACTGTATTCGGGAAGCTGTTCGAAACTGCACAGTGGACATTCGAGAACTATCAGAATGTCCTGTCCTCCGAGGGATTCGGAAACGCCTTCCTGAACAGTCTGGCGGTCACGATTCCGGCGACTGTCATTCCGATCGTGATCGCGGCCTTTGCCGCGTATGCATTCTCGTGGATGGACTTCAAAGGGCGGCAGTGGATGTTCGTAGCCGTTGTCGGGCTATTGGTGGTGCCGCTGCAGATGGCGCTCATTCCGATCCTTCGCCTGTACAGCTCCGGCGGGTTCATCGGCGACTTTCAGTTCTTCCCTGATCTGAACCTGAACGGAACCTACATGGCGGTGTGGCTGGCACACACCGGATTCGGGTTGCCGTTGGCCGTGTATTTGTTGCGCAACTACATAGGCGGATTGCCTTCCTCCACGATCGAGTCGGCGCATATCGACGGCGCGAGTCACTTCACGATCTTCTGGCGTCTGGTCGTTCCCCTGTCCGTTCCGGCGCTGGCGTCGTTTGCGATCTTCCAGTTTCTCTGGGTCTGGAACGACTTCCTGGTGGCGCTCGTCTTCCTTGGTGGTACACCCGATGTGAGGGTGTTGACCCAGGCTTTGGCAGAGTTGAACGGAACGCGCGGAGAGGCCTGGCATCTGCTGACTGCCGGGGCGTTCATCACCATGGTGCTGCCGTTGACGGTGTTCTTCGGGCTGCAGCGCTACTTCGTGCGTGGCCTCACCGCTGGATCGGTGAAAGGCTGATTCGACGCGACGCTAGCCTCGGTGGATCATGACGATCCCCACTGAAGCCGAAATAAGCACCCGGCGGCGATGGCTGGCCATCGCGGTGGCCACAATTCCATTGCTCTTCAGCTACGTCTCGATTGCGGCCGCGTTCACGACGGACGACGAAGGTGATTCTCTGGTGGGCGCCGGTGGTGCGGCGCTCGGATTCGGTCTCGTTCCGTTTGTCTTTCTGTTGCTGGCTTTCGTATCCGTGCACAAATCGGCGAGCATGGCTGTCCTGAAGGCAATGGGCCTCTTCCTGCTGTTTGCCTTTCCCATCGGCGTCCTTGCCCCGGCCCTCGGGGCTACTGCCGGATTCGCCGCCGGCGGCGCGATGGCCTTGCGTCCGTCGGAGATGACGCAAATGAAGGCCCGGTATATCGCCACCGGGCTCGCCGTCGTATACGTCCTGTTCCTTCTTCTGTATATCCCGTCGGCCGGGGTGATGGCCGGAGCGATGACACCGCTCATGGCGATCGGGTTCGCTGATGAATACTCGATCTGGATGGCCACTCGATCGAGTCGGCCGTGAGCGTCGCCGGACTCATCCGTTCACGATGTTGTCAAAGCCGACGCCGATCCAATAGGCCAGGCCGCCGCCGGCGCCTGCGATAAGGAGATTCTCCACGGCCGCGCGCAACGGTTTGCCGCGCGTTGCCCATGTCTTGATAGCCCCCACGATCAACAACCCGGTCACCGAGCCGATCCCCGCCGCCACCAGACCTGGCCCGGGGGTGTTGACGATGGCAAACGGAATGACCGAGGGAGCCGCGCCGAGCAGGAACAGGCCGCCGGACATTCCGGCGGCCGCATATGCCGACCGTCGTTCCTCTTCGATGACTCCGAACTCGAGCGCCGTCATCACCCTGAGAAGGGACTCATCGTCACCGTTGAAGTGCTGCACCACCTGTTCACGCAGGTCGCCGTCGATTCCGATGCCGTCCAACAGATCACGCAGTTCATGTAGTTCGTCATCGCGGAAGTCCCGTATGTGCTCACGCTCGAGTTCGATCTCACCTTGGAACACCTCATCCTGGGACTTGGTCGCCATGTATTCGCCGGCCGCCATGCTCACCGCACCGGCAATTGCCCCGGCGACGGCGGTGAGGAGGATATTGCGAGTCGCCATGCCGCCGCCGACGACACCGGCGACGAGCAGGAACATCGAGACGAGTCCGTCGTTGACGCCGAGGATGATGTCTCGCCAGTACTGGCGGTGCTTTCCCAGATGCTCGGTGAAGGCTGGGCGATGCCGGTATTCGTGGTCGATGTCCATGGCAGGAGTGTACGTCAGTACTCAGACAGTTCGCGAAGCCTATCCGCCCGGATATCGGGTGACCGGTCTGTGAAGTAGGCATGGATCGGGAGGAGATCGCGGCCGCCTGCTGCGGCTGCCTGCTCGATGGCCCGGACGTATCCAACGGCCGTTCGGTCCCATGTATAGCGATCGAGCACTCGTCTCCTTCCGGCCGCGGCGAGAGTTTCCCATTCTGACCCGAGGGCCCGCTCGAGGCCTCTCGCGATATCGACCGGATCGGTCGGGTCGATCAGGACACCGTATTCCCCGTCCCCGTCCAGGAGACTCTCAGAAGGGCCACCATTGCGAGTGGCGACCACAGCCAGGCCTGCCGCGGCGGCTTCGAGGGGGGCGAGGCCGAATGGTTCGTACAGGGCAGTCAGCGCAAAGACCGATCGCCGCCGG from Acidimicrobiia bacterium includes:
- a CDS encoding sugar ABC transporter permease codes for the protein MEGQGGDLDLMTGGKPADADRLGRSSGILIFLYRIVASLAVPVISFAVMWVTFTWLRDSDASRSLQVLVAIVVGVGGVFALFWGMDFAINQLPAKLREHVRPFVFVGPALVILSVFLVYPLINTFIISFKDKAQDAWVGLENYGFVFTDEAMLRSIRNTVIWIIVVPLFSVGIGLAFATLADRLRRGEAFAKSLIFLPMAISFVGASIVWRFIYSFRPEGFGEQIGLLNGILIQLGGDPKAWLSWEPWNNLFLMVIMIWLQTGFAMVILSAAIKAVPDDLLEAARIDGATELQIFWKIIVPSIMSSVVVVSTTMVISVLKIFDIVWVMTGGETGTEVIAERMVRWFFRNDHDGRGAAIAVVLFIAIIPIMLLNVRRFRAEEAIR
- a CDS encoding carbohydrate ABC transporter permease, which codes for MTAPTLDRSSSTEKHRQSLIARIFDRWPVKLGLLIIVILWIIPTLGLLISSFRVPNLVSTSGWWTVFGKLFETAQWTFENYQNVLSSEGFGNAFLNSLAVTIPATVIPIVIAAFAAYAFSWMDFKGRQWMFVAVVGLLVVPLQMALIPILRLYSSGGFIGDFQFFPDLNLNGTYMAVWLAHTGFGLPLAVYLLRNYIGGLPSSTIESAHIDGASHFTIFWRLVVPLSVPALASFAIFQFLWVWNDFLVALVFLGGTPDVRVLTQALAELNGTRGEAWHLLTAGAFITMVLPLTVFFGLQRYFVRGLTAGSVKG
- a CDS encoding VIT1/CCC1 transporter family protein; this translates as MDIDHEYRHRPAFTEHLGKHRQYWRDIILGVNDGLVSMFLLVAGVVGGGMATRNILLTAVAGAIAGAVSMAAGEYMATKSQDEVFQGEIELEREHIRDFRDDELHELRDLLDGIGIDGDLREQVVQHFNGDDESLLRVMTALEFGVIEEERRSAYAAAGMSGGLFLLGAAPSVIPFAIVNTPGPGLVAAGIGSVTGLLIVGAIKTWATRGKPLRAAVENLLIAGAGGGLAYWIGVGFDNIVNG